In a genomic window of Acidilobus saccharovorans 345-15:
- a CDS encoding NAD(P)-dependent glycerol-1-phosphate dehydrogenase: protein MEQHIIELPKRIVVGEGALKSLGGHFRDMFPSGSLVFVVTGPHIINSLYNDVKQILEDNGFSVTYTIAGPATVDEANRVAEEAKRDRADVLLGLGGGRSIDLAKYAAAESGKEFVSVPTAPSHDGITSPFATLRGFERPYSKLAKPPRLLLLDIDVISSAPKRLASAGFGDLIGKYTAVLDWRLAHNLRGEYYGAYAASLALMSARHVGAYARKIGLGSKDGIRALVEALVSSGVAMCIAGSSRPASGSEHLFAHALEMISKRPPLHGEAVGVGTILMSYLYGKDWVRIRRLLKEAGAPVNARELGVTDDEVIEALVKAASIRPERYTILGEKGLTRDAAEELATKTKVINGD from the coding sequence ATGGAACAGCACATAATAGAACTGCCAAAGAGGATCGTAGTTGGAGAGGGCGCGCTGAAGAGCCTTGGAGGGCATTTTAGGGACATGTTCCCCAGCGGCTCGCTGGTGTTTGTGGTCACTGGGCCTCACATAATAAACTCGCTGTATAACGATGTTAAGCAGATCCTTGAGGATAACGGTTTTAGTGTGACGTATACTATAGCAGGACCCGCTACCGTAGATGAGGCAAACAGGGTTGCGGAGGAGGCCAAGAGGGATCGAGCGGACGTGCTCCTAGGCTTAGGGGGCGGGAGAAGCATAGACCTGGCTAAGTACGCGGCCGCGGAGTCAGGCAAGGAGTTCGTCAGCGTGCCCACAGCGCCTAGCCATGACGGTATAACAAGCCCCTTTGCCACGCTGAGGGGGTTTGAAAGGCCGTATTCAAAGTTGGCCAAACCGCCGAGGCTTCTGCTATTGGACATAGACGTTATATCATCTGCACCAAAGAGGCTCGCCTCTGCGGGCTTCGGCGACCTGATAGGTAAATATACCGCGGTGCTCGACTGGAGGCTCGCCCATAACCTCAGGGGCGAGTACTATGGGGCCTACGCGGCCAGCTTAGCGCTTATGAGCGCGAGACACGTAGGGGCCTATGCCAGGAAGATAGGGCTTGGCAGCAAGGATGGCATAAGGGCCCTCGTGGAGGCCCTGGTGAGCAGCGGAGTGGCCATGTGCATAGCTGGGAGCAGCAGGCCTGCCAGCGGGTCTGAGCACCTGTTTGCCCACGCGCTCGAGATGATAAGCAAGAGGCCGCCCCTTCATGGTGAAGCAGTGGGCGTGGGAACGATACTTATGTCATACCTTTACGGTAAGGACTGGGTTCGCATAAGGAGGCTGCTGAAGGAGGCAGGGGCCCCAGTTAATGCCAGGGAGCTGGGAGTCACAGATGATGAGGTTATAGAGGCCTTGGTAAAGGCTGCATCGATAAGGCCTGAGAGGTACACCATACTGGGTGAGAAGGGCTTAACAAGGGATGCAGCAGAGGAGTTGGCTACTAAGACTAAAGTTATCAATGGGGACTGA
- the psmB gene encoding archaeal proteasome endopeptidase complex subunit beta — MKKVFSYDALNRYGRGWHGTTTVGLIAGDYVVLAADKRATAGTLIASRTVKKIVKLTDYAAMTISGLVADAQALADAVREEARYYELDRGKRLSVYGMATLLANILSSSKYFPYLVQLIVGGYDTAPHLYAIDPYGGVTEEKVTSTGSGSPVALGVLERGYKEGISLDDAVNLAAEAIRSAILRDSATGDGIDVTIIGRSTYQEKFIPFQPR, encoded by the coding sequence GTGAAGAAAGTGTTCAGTTATGACGCACTAAACAGATACGGCAGGGGTTGGCATGGGACAACGACCGTAGGCCTGATAGCGGGCGACTATGTAGTTCTTGCCGCGGATAAGAGGGCCACCGCTGGGACCCTGATAGCAAGCCGCACAGTTAAGAAGATAGTTAAGCTTACGGACTACGCCGCAATGACCATATCAGGCCTCGTGGCAGATGCGCAGGCCTTGGCCGATGCCGTAAGGGAGGAGGCCAGGTACTATGAGCTTGACAGGGGCAAGAGGCTGAGCGTCTACGGCATGGCAACCCTTCTGGCCAATATACTCTCGTCGAGCAAGTACTTCCCATACCTGGTTCAGTTGATAGTTGGTGGATACGACACTGCTCCACACCTCTACGCCATAGACCCTTACGGAGGGGTCACAGAGGAGAAGGTCACATCTACGGGGTCAGGCTCCCCCGTGGCCCTCGGGGTCCTGGAGAGGGGCTACAAGGAGGGCATATCATTGGACGACGCTGTAAACCTAGCCGCTGAGGCCATAAGGTCCGCCATACTTAGGGACTCGGCCACGGGCGATGGGATAGACGTCACGATAATAGGGCGCTCTACCTATCAGGAAAAGTTTATACCTTTTCAACCACGCTAA
- a CDS encoding beta-CASP ribonuclease aCPSF1: MESQSQPGEERRLISGLELRRRIVEEIYKNLGSAEIAKIEFEGPEIAIYVKNPKWMLEGEEKVKELAKLLRKRIVVRSDPKARATREATIKYILENAPQDVTIDPSDIQFDEVLGEVRVLTDKPGKLIGKGKTFRNQVLAATGWRLEVQRKPPLVSKTLASLNTLYLMASGERRHALREIGERIYRDMISGPRYVRITGLGSFGEVGRSCILIDTSESKILLDVGFAQSGFGPDAYPMFDAPELRLDELDAVVISHAHMDHVGLAPMLYKYGYRGPIYMTPATRDIATLMLQDFINLYIREGKEPPYTQKDLITMLNHTITVNYDVVTDLSPDAKLTFSDAGHILGSALVHIHIGQGLYNILYTGDLKYYSVRDNKALRLQPPANTEFHRIETLIMESTYGATETPTREEAEQQLMDLINRTYKRGGKVLLPVMAVGRSQDMMVLLNKAMQEKKIPEMPIYIDGLIYEVTAIYTAYPELLSKEIRDQILNEGANPFIGPQMVFVNDQSKRDEAIYSQGPAIIISTSGMMTGGPILEYFKALAGDQKNSLVFVSYQAAGTLGRRIVEGEREVQLEDENRLKTYKVNLEVARIEGFSGHANRSELLAFLRRLAPKPRTIILNHGEPAGLSALASTIKGRWDKLGFDASPEVVVPENLETIRVYPRSSKLHNALLYS, from the coding sequence TTGGAGAGCCAGTCTCAACCAGGCGAAGAGAGGCGCCTGATATCAGGGCTTGAGCTGCGGAGACGAATAGTCGAGGAGATATACAAGAACCTCGGCAGCGCTGAGATAGCCAAGATAGAGTTTGAGGGCCCAGAGATAGCGATCTACGTTAAGAACCCCAAATGGATGCTGGAGGGCGAGGAGAAAGTAAAGGAGCTCGCCAAGCTCCTCAGGAAGAGGATAGTGGTTAGGAGCGACCCAAAGGCCAGGGCGACCAGGGAGGCCACGATAAAGTACATACTTGAGAACGCCCCTCAGGACGTTACCATAGACCCGAGCGACATACAGTTTGATGAAGTCCTTGGAGAGGTGAGGGTGCTAACTGACAAACCCGGAAAGCTGATAGGGAAGGGCAAGACGTTCAGGAACCAGGTTCTAGCGGCCACAGGATGGAGGCTTGAGGTGCAGAGGAAGCCGCCCCTGGTCAGCAAGACGCTGGCGTCGCTCAACACTCTTTACCTGATGGCATCAGGCGAGAGGAGGCACGCGCTCAGGGAGATAGGGGAGAGGATCTACAGGGACATGATCTCAGGGCCCCGTTACGTGAGAATTACTGGCCTTGGAAGCTTCGGGGAGGTCGGTAGGTCCTGTATACTGATAGATACCTCGGAGAGCAAGATTTTACTTGATGTTGGCTTCGCCCAGAGCGGCTTTGGCCCTGACGCATACCCCATGTTTGACGCCCCTGAGCTGAGGCTTGACGAGCTGGATGCTGTAGTCATATCGCACGCTCACATGGATCACGTGGGCCTGGCCCCCATGCTCTACAAGTACGGTTACCGTGGGCCCATATACATGACTCCTGCCACGCGCGACATAGCCACCCTCATGTTGCAGGACTTCATAAACCTCTACATAAGGGAGGGCAAGGAGCCCCCCTACACCCAGAAGGACCTGATTACTATGCTTAATCACACTATAACAGTAAACTACGATGTCGTCACCGACCTTTCGCCTGACGCAAAGCTCACCTTCAGCGATGCCGGCCACATACTGGGCTCTGCCCTGGTGCACATACACATAGGTCAGGGCCTTTACAACATACTTTACACAGGAGACCTCAAGTACTACAGCGTAAGGGATAACAAAGCCCTGAGACTCCAGCCCCCTGCCAACACGGAGTTCCACCGCATCGAGACGCTAATAATGGAGAGCACCTACGGAGCCACGGAGACGCCCACCCGCGAAGAAGCTGAGCAGCAGCTGATGGATCTGATCAACAGAACCTATAAGAGGGGAGGTAAGGTGCTGTTGCCAGTCATGGCAGTGGGAAGGTCGCAGGACATGATGGTCCTCCTCAACAAGGCTATGCAGGAGAAGAAAATACCTGAGATGCCCATCTACATAGATGGCCTAATCTACGAGGTCACTGCAATTTATACGGCTTACCCGGAGCTCCTCTCGAAGGAGATAAGGGACCAGATACTCAACGAAGGAGCGAACCCGTTCATTGGACCACAGATGGTGTTCGTGAACGACCAGAGCAAGAGGGATGAAGCCATATACAGCCAGGGACCAGCGATAATAATTTCAACAAGTGGAATGATGACAGGAGGTCCCATACTTGAGTACTTTAAGGCATTAGCGGGCGATCAGAAGAACTCGCTAGTCTTCGTGAGCTATCAGGCGGCTGGGACGCTTGGCAGGAGAATAGTTGAAGGTGAGCGGGAAGTACAGTTAGAGGACGAGAACAGGCTTAAGACGTACAAGGTGAACCTCGAGGTCGCAAGAATAGAGGGCTTCTCAGGCCACGCCAACAGGAGTGAGCTGCTGGCTTTCCTGAGGAGGCTCGCGCCAAAGCCCAGGACCATAATACTTAACCATGGCGAGCCTGCTGGGCTTTCCGCGCTGGCCTCAACAATTAAGGGTAGGTGGGACAAGCTAGGCTTTGATGCATCCCCAGAGGTGGTGGTGCCCGAGAACCTCGAGACCATAAGGGTATACCCCAGATCCTCAAAACTGCACAACGCCCTACTTTACAGTTGA
- a CDS encoding Nre family DNA repair protein, whose protein sequence is MPSIPPELCARCKGYKLLCGLPRCPILERFRVQVNAVQRINGKDVVGSTPPSVLVGEYGYPKVSFYYMVPPGKSSDEAAYYDAPKLWAERRETLGNIVKLRGEMVSAYVRLDVNEPWRLYETELGLASLSERPVESDVLLKSLPLPQLKFDGMTKPMGPRAPAEKVIVSGAPKLQRKAEEAIWDDAKAEDIIWELYQAGVDVYKIQDMLSLGFLGRLRARKLVPTRWAITAVDDIISRRLRREVRDFRSVDSVEAREAEYLGNRFLVILMPGEGTFEWIEVWHPRGLWTQQAERPIVERVEEDPLGRASAMDGGFSAARLAVLEGLRSSAKKADVVILREILPTYYAPVGNWHIRETVRRAMSSESKVFDSVQAAAEYAASWLRASPQDVLAQSSLLGFRARQRRLTDFLR, encoded by the coding sequence TTGCCCTCCATACCCCCTGAGCTGTGCGCCAGGTGCAAGGGCTACAAGCTACTCTGCGGCCTGCCAAGGTGCCCCATACTGGAGAGGTTCAGAGTCCAGGTAAACGCCGTGCAGAGGATAAATGGAAAGGACGTGGTGGGCTCCACGCCTCCAAGCGTGCTGGTCGGCGAGTATGGATACCCTAAGGTCTCGTTTTACTACATGGTGCCCCCAGGTAAGTCATCAGATGAGGCGGCGTACTATGATGCGCCTAAGCTATGGGCGGAGAGGAGGGAGACCCTCGGTAATATAGTGAAGCTCAGGGGGGAGATGGTATCCGCCTATGTAAGGCTTGACGTCAATGAACCTTGGAGGTTGTACGAGACAGAGCTAGGGCTTGCGTCGCTCTCGGAGAGGCCCGTGGAGAGTGACGTACTCCTGAAGTCACTGCCGCTTCCGCAGCTCAAGTTTGACGGCATGACAAAACCCATGGGGCCCAGGGCCCCAGCCGAGAAGGTTATTGTGAGTGGGGCTCCCAAGCTTCAGAGAAAGGCCGAGGAGGCGATCTGGGACGATGCCAAAGCTGAAGATATAATATGGGAACTCTACCAGGCAGGTGTCGACGTCTATAAGATACAGGACATGCTAAGCCTTGGATTTCTTGGAAGGCTCAGGGCCAGAAAGCTGGTTCCAACAAGGTGGGCAATAACTGCAGTTGACGATATAATTTCAAGAAGGTTAAGGAGAGAGGTGAGGGACTTTAGAAGCGTTGACAGCGTTGAGGCAAGGGAAGCGGAGTACTTAGGGAACCGTTTCTTAGTAATCCTTATGCCTGGCGAGGGCACCTTCGAGTGGATAGAGGTGTGGCATCCGAGGGGCCTCTGGACACAGCAGGCCGAGAGGCCAATAGTGGAGCGAGTAGAGGAGGACCCGCTTGGAAGGGCATCAGCCATGGACGGCGGCTTCTCCGCGGCCCGTTTGGCGGTGCTTGAGGGCCTGAGAAGCTCAGCAAAGAAAGCCGACGTTGTAATTTTAAGGGAAATCCTGCCTACATACTATGCCCCAGTGGGCAACTGGCACATACGCGAGACCGTCAGGAGGGCCATGTCGAGCGAGTCGAAGGTATTCGATAGCGTGCAGGCGGCTGCCGAGTACGCAGCTAGCTGGCTCAGGGCGAGCCCTCAGGACGTTTTGGCCCAGAGCTCCCTGTTGGGCTTTAGGGCGAGGCAGAGAAGGTTGACAGACTTCCTAAGGTAG
- a CDS encoding Fur family transcriptional regulator — protein MAEDEWVKSKLQEVLEKISSEDKRITPQRVLLTKLILSKVKEHASLKELFDAAQEELPRVGISTVYNTIKMLESMGIVDTFIVNDKLRIDQPIPHINVYCLDSDKIFDVDGDVASTVMDSLKSKGLNVKKIVVEAYCSGEKKEDRGPGDSISNLI, from the coding sequence ATGGCAGAGGACGAGTGGGTAAAATCAAAGCTACAGGAGGTGCTGGAAAAAATAAGCTCTGAGGACAAGAGGATAACTCCGCAGAGAGTCCTCCTGACAAAACTTATATTATCAAAGGTCAAGGAGCACGCCTCGCTTAAGGAGCTCTTCGACGCCGCGCAGGAGGAGCTTCCCCGTGTGGGCATTTCCACGGTCTATAATACCATAAAGATGCTGGAGAGCATGGGCATCGTGGATACATTCATTGTAAATGATAAACTGAGGATAGATCAGCCTATACCTCACATAAACGTGTACTGCCTGGACTCTGACAAAATCTTTGACGTTGATGGTGACGTAGCATCCACGGTCATGGATTCCTTGAAGTCAAAGGGGCTCAACGTTAAGAAGATAGTGGTTGAGGCCTACTGCAGCGGAGAAAAGAAGGAAGACAGAGGGCCAGGAGACAGCATCTCCAACCTTATTTAG
- a CDS encoding acyl-CoA thioesterase translates to MTSVFQALPMHANPLGMLFGGIMEDWMVQVSSMEATRIARRPTLLASLESLYFLSPVLVGENAIITAWVDYVGNSSIDLSLLVEAENPIMNEKRLTTLAHMTYVAVGRDLRPVPVGVCIEPRTPEEEALYEDAIKRRKAREERIKDRRQRVFDTSPPRGLLDKYTVVTNKVVMPEDVMQINTLFAGRLMRLLDEVTALVATRYARGPVVTASVDSTDFYTPILLGETIVAYSTLTYVGKSSMEVMAKVIKRDEITGEERHTTTSYFTLVHVGPTGRSEPVEPFTPTEDWQKKLMAEAEERRSLRLEGLQAFRDNAEKVRELLAQKGLAP, encoded by the coding sequence ATGACATCCGTGTTTCAAGCGCTGCCTATGCATGCTAACCCCCTGGGGATGTTATTTGGAGGCATCATGGAGGACTGGATGGTTCAGGTCTCGAGTATGGAGGCAACCAGGATAGCCAGGAGGCCGACGCTGCTGGCAAGTCTTGAAAGCCTCTACTTCCTCTCACCCGTGCTTGTCGGCGAGAACGCCATAATAACGGCATGGGTTGACTACGTTGGCAACAGCAGCATTGACCTCAGCCTCTTGGTAGAGGCCGAGAATCCAATAATGAACGAGAAGAGGCTAACGACGCTAGCCCACATGACCTATGTGGCCGTGGGAAGGGACCTGAGGCCCGTCCCCGTGGGGGTCTGCATAGAGCCTAGAACCCCAGAGGAAGAGGCCCTCTACGAGGACGCTATCAAGAGAAGGAAGGCCAGGGAGGAGAGGATAAAAGATAGAAGGCAGAGGGTCTTTGACACGTCCCCTCCCAGGGGCCTCCTCGACAAGTATACGGTGGTAACTAATAAGGTTGTGATGCCTGAGGACGTTATGCAGATAAACACCCTCTTCGCTGGGAGGCTAATGAGACTCCTTGATGAGGTAACCGCCTTAGTGGCAACAAGGTACGCTCGCGGGCCAGTGGTGACAGCCTCTGTGGACAGCACCGACTTCTACACTCCGATACTCCTGGGGGAGACTATAGTGGCCTATAGCACGCTGACTTATGTGGGCAAGTCAAGCATGGAGGTGATGGCTAAGGTAATCAAGCGGGATGAGATAACTGGCGAGGAGCGCCACACGACGACGAGCTACTTTACGCTAGTCCATGTAGGCCCCACTGGCAGGAGCGAGCCCGTGGAACCCTTTACACCGACGGAGGACTGGCAGAAGAAGCTTATGGCAGAGGCTGAGGAGAGGAGGAGCCTGAGGCTTGAAGGCCTTCAGGCCTTCAGGGATAACGCAGAGAAAGTCAGAGAGCTTCTGGCACAGAAGGGGCTGGCGCCCTAG
- a CDS encoding thiolase family protein, whose amino-acid sequence MPKLKQNVYIVDGVRTPVGKFGGAYKDIPAVDLASFTLKEVLERAGLKPSDLDMLIYGHVIRAGTGMDSARQVAIKSGVPYHIDSMTVDMVCASGMAAIITAANYIASGSYNVIAAGGMESMSMAPFIIQSSARWGMKHLIGREWQILDAMVYDGLWDVLLNKVMGEEADMTAAEYNAPRDELDRISYESHERAAKAWDGNLMKDFVVPYEKNGKVVLDHDEGIRRDTSIEKLKSLPYAFTSRGPHTAGSSSQLSDGAATLLIASEEAVKSLGLKPIARIVGFAYHGVETWRFPAAPVGAVKKLLDDVGWTIDMVDYWENNEAFAVNSYIMHKELGIPYDRMNVHGGAIAVGHPLGMSGARITLELINVLRRHGGKRGVASICHGLGGAASIAIELV is encoded by the coding sequence ATGCCCAAACTTAAGCAGAACGTTTACATAGTAGACGGCGTTAGAACGCCTGTCGGCAAGTTTGGAGGCGCTTACAAGGACATACCGGCTGTTGATCTGGCATCATTCACGCTTAAGGAGGTCCTTGAAAGGGCTGGTCTCAAGCCGTCAGACCTTGACATGTTAATTTATGGGCACGTGATAAGGGCTGGCACTGGTATGGACTCAGCTAGGCAGGTAGCAATAAAGAGTGGGGTGCCTTATCACATAGACTCAATGACCGTTGACATGGTATGCGCAAGCGGCATGGCGGCTATAATAACAGCTGCCAACTATATAGCGTCGGGCTCTTATAACGTAATTGCCGCGGGTGGCATGGAATCTATGAGTATGGCCCCCTTTATAATTCAGTCATCCGCAAGGTGGGGAATGAAACACCTCATAGGTAGGGAGTGGCAGATCTTAGACGCTATGGTATACGATGGCCTCTGGGACGTGCTTCTTAATAAGGTCATGGGCGAGGAGGCTGACATGACGGCGGCCGAGTATAACGCCCCAAGGGATGAGCTAGATAGAATATCATATGAAAGCCATGAGCGTGCGGCTAAGGCGTGGGATGGCAACCTGATGAAGGACTTCGTGGTACCCTATGAAAAGAATGGAAAGGTAGTATTAGATCATGACGAGGGGATAAGGAGGGACACCAGCATAGAGAAGCTCAAGTCGCTGCCCTACGCCTTCACCAGCAGAGGACCTCACACCGCGGGCTCCAGCAGCCAGCTCAGCGATGGGGCTGCAACTCTTCTCATAGCGAGCGAGGAGGCCGTTAAGTCGCTTGGTCTTAAGCCCATAGCGCGCATAGTAGGCTTTGCCTACCACGGCGTTGAGACCTGGAGGTTCCCCGCGGCGCCCGTGGGGGCTGTGAAGAAGCTGCTTGATGACGTCGGGTGGACTATTGATATGGTTGACTATTGGGAAAACAATGAGGCCTTCGCAGTGAACAGCTATATAATGCACAAGGAGCTGGGGATACCCTATGACCGCATGAACGTCCATGGAGGCGCCATAGCAGTCGGCCATCCGTTAGGTATGAGTGGCGCAAGGATAACCCTGGAGCTGATTAACGTCCTGAGGAGGCACGGAGGCAAGAGAGGGGTAGCGTCAATATGTCATGGACTTGGAGGGGCAGCCTCCATAGCCATAGAGTTAGTCTAA
- a CDS encoding methylcobalamin--homocysteine methyltransferase, translating into MKLWSMVLGGFPRTREARHALRDMERGAGSQVSIEWNVTAEEAAVIGVQEALGFRYVVDGMVDWHDIFRPFVNAWRNVAVSGLLRYFDNNFFYRVPVFTDRPDPDHFVWPPRIRAFSNIAEPSPLKAVIPGPLTFLLMSKNASELSKEDLAESIASALAMEAQAAEEAGAALIQIDEPYMTDQELSRDDAILGVELINSIVSRLKVPTVVSLYFDVAREDVYEALLNIKATYISIDVADAPTRALSLIAKKGLGGHKPILGVIDARRIESDDFNKIKDWALQVSKEAGDEEIGLTTTTWFDVIPYTYSLRKAYLLSTITERLGEVMSQ; encoded by the coding sequence TTGAAGCTATGGTCTATGGTGCTTGGGGGTTTTCCTCGCACGAGGGAGGCAAGGCATGCGTTAAGGGACATGGAAAGGGGTGCAGGCTCACAGGTTAGCATAGAGTGGAACGTGACCGCGGAGGAGGCAGCAGTGATAGGCGTTCAGGAGGCCCTGGGCTTCAGGTATGTGGTCGACGGAATGGTTGACTGGCATGACATATTCAGGCCATTCGTTAATGCATGGAGAAACGTCGCGGTGAGCGGCCTCCTAAGGTACTTTGATAATAACTTCTTCTACAGGGTGCCAGTGTTCACTGATAGGCCAGACCCTGATCATTTTGTATGGCCCCCGCGGATAAGAGCCTTCAGCAACATAGCAGAGCCTAGCCCGCTCAAGGCCGTTATACCAGGTCCTCTGACGTTCCTCCTGATGTCCAAGAATGCAAGCGAGCTAAGCAAAGAAGACTTGGCAGAGAGCATAGCGTCGGCGCTTGCAATGGAAGCGCAGGCTGCGGAGGAAGCGGGGGCCGCGCTCATACAAATAGACGAGCCCTATATGACTGACCAGGAGCTCTCTAGGGATGATGCAATATTAGGCGTCGAGCTCATAAATAGCATTGTATCTAGGCTCAAGGTACCTACAGTTGTATCGCTATACTTTGACGTGGCCAGGGAGGACGTCTACGAGGCTCTTCTGAACATAAAGGCAACATATATTTCCATAGACGTAGCTGATGCGCCCACCAGGGCGCTGTCGCTTATAGCAAAGAAGGGCCTTGGGGGCCATAAACCAATTCTAGGAGTCATAGACGCCAGGAGAATAGAGAGTGACGACTTTAATAAAATTAAGGACTGGGCGCTCCAGGTTTCCAAGGAAGCAGGTGATGAGGAGATAGGCCTCACAACCACTACTTGGTTTGATGTGATACCGTATACATATAGCCTCAGAAAGGCTTACCTACTCTCTACCATAACTGAAAGGCTTGGAGAGGTGATGTCACAGTGA
- a CDS encoding methionine synthase has translation MSYQVPSKFPTTVIGSYPKLPEASELIKRRDRGEISEEEFHRLIRGPIAEVVKDYLEAGIDIVSDGEQSREDMVVYFAQRVQGYEEGEWVRIYDNMYFRKPIIKGPLIRTSPLAIEDWLYTSSISGGRPVKFIITGPYTMMEWSFNVYYKDRSELIMALAKVIREEVLDAVRAGAKYIQVDEPALSTRPWREEAELAGEALRYVFSGIEAKRVVHICYGRLERILPYILDYPVDQFALEFKNSNFRLLPYLKEYGYNKELGYGVVDVHSMQVETVKEVKEAIEKLMKLDVLPPEKVYINPDCGLKPLPREVAKAKLVNMVKAASEARSEW, from the coding sequence GTGAGCTATCAAGTGCCTTCAAAGTTCCCAACCACGGTGATAGGCAGTTACCCAAAGCTTCCAGAGGCCAGCGAGCTGATAAAGAGAAGGGACCGCGGTGAGATTTCCGAGGAGGAGTTCCACAGGCTCATAAGAGGTCCCATAGCAGAGGTTGTAAAGGACTATTTAGAGGCCGGGATAGACATAGTCAGTGACGGTGAGCAGTCACGTGAAGACATGGTAGTTTACTTCGCGCAGCGGGTGCAGGGCTATGAGGAGGGCGAGTGGGTAAGGATTTACGATAACATGTACTTCAGGAAGCCTATAATTAAGGGGCCCCTCATAAGGACCTCGCCGCTTGCAATAGAGGACTGGCTTTACACCTCATCAATAAGCGGCGGGAGGCCCGTGAAGTTCATAATAACCGGACCCTATACCATGATGGAGTGGAGCTTCAACGTCTACTACAAAGACAGGAGTGAGCTTATTATGGCATTAGCCAAGGTGATAAGGGAGGAGGTCCTTGACGCTGTTAGGGCAGGCGCCAAGTACATACAGGTGGACGAGCCTGCGCTTTCAACAAGGCCCTGGAGGGAGGAGGCTGAGCTGGCGGGGGAAGCGCTGCGCTACGTCTTCTCCGGCATAGAGGCTAAGAGGGTAGTTCACATATGTTACGGTAGGCTTGAAAGAATTCTGCCCTATATACTGGATTATCCTGTCGACCAGTTCGCTCTTGAGTTCAAGAACAGCAACTTCAGGCTGCTGCCCTACTTGAAGGAGTACGGCTACAACAAAGAACTTGGTTACGGCGTGGTAGACGTTCACAGCATGCAGGTTGAGACGGTGAAGGAGGTGAAGGAAGCCATAGAGAAGCTAATGAAGCTTGACGTGCTACCCCCTGAGAAGGTTTACATAAACCCGGACTGCGGTCTCAAGCCATTGCCTCGCGAGGTCGCAAAGGCCAAGCTAGTCAACATGGTTAAGGCCGCCTCGGAGGCCAGGAGCGAATGGTAG
- a CDS encoding AIR synthase-related protein — protein MVDDYSIRLYEGGWTGKLPQEILEQIVLSRVRGLTWASTLMGPAIGEDAALIDLGSCVMAVHSDPITESHFSVGSLAVDVASNDIAVRGVRPQWMLVDVLMPVGSLLSSLSAVVSELSSEARRLGIEIVGGHTEASPGLKHAIVIATVMGCGRHDYIVTTAGAKEGDIVIQVNPTAMEATAIIANDFKDLLLGAGLSESEISEASSLISRASIMNYALPLAERRLVTSMHDITEGGLIGATYEVAKASGHDITIYSDSVVVEDITRKIFTALKMDPLKSMGSGSFIATVRPENKERVLELLRDLGVKSSVIGVVGGSSRTPKLIVKGKGSEQVYSSPPEDEVAKLWSRGREPND, from the coding sequence ATGGTAGATGACTACAGCATAAGACTTTATGAGGGTGGCTGGACCGGCAAGCTGCCCCAAGAGATTCTTGAGCAGATAGTGCTCTCAAGGGTAAGAGGATTAACCTGGGCGTCGACTCTCATGGGCCCGGCCATAGGGGAGGACGCGGCCTTAATAGACTTGGGGAGCTGCGTCATGGCAGTTCACAGCGACCCTATAACGGAGTCCCACTTCAGCGTGGGCTCCCTGGCAGTTGATGTGGCATCTAACGACATAGCTGTGAGGGGAGTAAGGCCTCAGTGGATGTTAGTTGACGTGCTAATGCCTGTAGGCTCTTTGCTCTCCTCGCTCAGCGCCGTCGTGAGCGAGCTCTCCTCAGAGGCCAGGCGGCTGGGGATAGAGATAGTAGGCGGCCATACCGAGGCGTCTCCAGGCTTGAAACACGCCATAGTAATAGCCACCGTGATGGGATGCGGCAGGCACGACTACATAGTAACAACCGCAGGCGCTAAGGAAGGAGATATAGTTATACAGGTTAACCCAACAGCCATGGAGGCTACCGCTATAATAGCTAACGACTTCAAGGACCTCCTCCTTGGCGCTGGCCTTAGTGAGAGCGAAATTAGTGAGGCATCCTCGCTGATCTCAAGGGCAAGCATAATGAACTACGCCCTTCCCCTGGCAGAGAGGAGGCTAGTCACATCTATGCACGACATAACTGAGGGAGGTCTCATAGGCGCCACTTACGAGGTTGCTAAGGCCTCTGGTCACGACATAACAATATATAGTGATAGCGTTGTGGTGGAGGACATAACAAGGAAGATATTTACTGCGCTTAAAATGGACCCGCTTAAGTCCATGGGAAGCGGCTCCTTCATAGCCACGGTAAGGCCCGAGAACAAAGAGAGGGTTCTTGAGCTCCTCAGGGACCTGGGTGTTAAATCATCAGTTATAGGCGTGGTGGGAGGAAGCTCTAGGACCCCCAAGTTAATTGTCAAAGGAAAAGGCTCAGAGCAGGTGTATTCGTCGCCGCCGGAGGACGAGGTTGCCAAGTTATGGTCTAGAGGGAGGGAGCCTAATGACTGA